One genomic region from Oncorhynchus clarkii lewisi isolate Uvic-CL-2024 chromosome 21, UVic_Ocla_1.0, whole genome shotgun sequence encodes:
- the LOC139378750 gene encoding regulator of nonsense transcripts 2-like isoform X1 gives MLAEGKRSLNMDEKEVSSFSNKEKDREGDRRPASSRDKVKDEAKMSGKKDIGKAAEEKRRRLEEDKRKKEEKERKRKEEEKQKAEEEQRMKEEEEKKQQEEQERKVQEEEAKRQREEEAAQLKEKEEGHQLHQEAWERHQCRKELRIRNQNAHEGRPEETFFSRLDSSLKKNTAFVKKLRTLTEQQREALSNDFGSLNLSKYIGEAVGSVVEAKLKISDVGCAVHLCSLFHQRYAEFAPLLLQAWKRHFEARKEEKAPNVSKLRTDLRFIAELTIVGLFTDKEGLSLIYEQLKSIIGTDRETHTHVSVVISFCKHCGDDIAGLVPRKVKAAREKFGLAFPPSEIINTEKQQPFQNLLREYFTSLTKHLKKDHRELQNIERQNRRILHSKGELSEDRHKQYEEFATSYQKLLANTQSLADFLDENMPELPLDKTVQEEHGPGIDIFTPGKPGEYDLEGGIWEDEDARNFYENMVDLKAFVPAILFKDNEKGKDKEEAAGKEAKDAAATTEELELELEALDIADDPLELDGPDEAENEAELAKKLLDEQEQEDEEASTGSHLKLIVDAFIQQLPNCVNRDLIDKAAMDFCMNMNTKSNRRKLVRALFTVPRQRLDLLPFYSRLVATLHPCMSDVADDLCSILKGDFRFHIRKKDQINIETKNKTVRFIGELAKFKLFSKTDTLHCLKMLLSDFSHHHIEMACTLLETSGRFLFRSPDSHLRTSVLLEQMMRKKQAQHLDARYVTMVENAYYYCNPPPMEKTVRKKRPPLQEYIRKLLYKDLSKVTTEKVLRQMRKLPWQDPESKGYLICCMVNIWNIKYNSIHCVANLLAGLVAYQEDVGIHVVDGVLEDIRLGMEVNQPKFNQRRISSAKFLGELYNYRMVESAVIFRTLFSFISFGVNPDGSPSPLDPPEHLFRIRMVCTLLDTCGQYFDRGSSKRKLDCFLIYFQRYIWWKKSVEVWSAEHQFPIDIDYMISDTLELLRPKMKLCISLEDSTRHVTELEREFLVKLGLAMDGQKDGRPSSAMGSEGEALDEDDEDDDEEGGADTEEQSGNESEMNEPEEEEGSENEEEEREEEEEENTDYLTDSNKENETDEENNEVTIRGGGLKHVACAEDEDFIQALDKMMLENLQQRSGEAVKVHQLDVAIPLQLKSQLKKGPGGPVCSGEGDGGISDTMQFVMLTRKGNKQQFKILNVPLSSHLAANHFNQQQAEQEERMRMKKLTLDINERQEQEDYQEMMASLAQRPAPANTNRERRPRYQHPKGAPNADLIFKTGGRRC, from the exons ATGCTTGCTGAGGGCAAGAGATCATTAAACATGGATGAGAAAGAGGTGAGCTCCTTTAGTAacaaggagaaagacagagagggtgatAGACGGCCCGCCTCCTCCCGGGATAAAGTGAAGGATGAGGCAAAGATGAGTGGCAAGAAAGATATCGGTAAGGCcgcagaggaaaagaggaggagactTGAGGAGGACAAAAGAAAGAAGGAAGAAAAGGAGCGGAAacggaaagaggaggagaaacagaaggcagaggaggagcagaggatgaaggaggaagaggagaagaagcagcaggaggagcaggagaggaaagTTCAGGAGGAGGAGGCCAAGAGACAGCGTGAAGAGGAGGCAGCTCAACTCAA ggagaaggaagagggtcACCAGCTCCACCAGGAGGCCTGGGAGCGCCACCAGTGCCGGAAGGAGCTGCGCATCCGCAACCAGAACGCCCACGAGGGCCGTCCCGAGGAAACCTTCTTTAGCCGCCTTGACTCCAGCTTGAAGAAGAACACGGCCTTCGTCAAGAAGCTGCGCACGCTCACTGAGCAGCAGCGTGAAGCCCTCTCCAATGACTTCGGCTCGCTCAACCTCAGCAAGTACATCGGCGAGGCGGTGGGCTCAGTGGTGGAGGCCAAGCTGAAGATCTCTGATGTGGGCTGCGCTGTGCACCTGTGCTCCCTCTTTCACCAGCGCTACGCTGAATTCGCCCCATTGCTCCTCCAGGCCTGGAAGAGGCACTTTGAGGCGCGCAAGGAGGAGAAGGCGCCCAACGTGAGCAAGCTGCGCACCGACCTGCGCTTCATCGCAGAGCTTACCATCGTGGGCCTGTTTACGGACAAGGAGGGCCTTTCGCTCATCTACGAGCAGCTGAAGAGCATCATTGGAACAGACCGCGAGACACACACGCATGTGTCGGTGGTCATCAGCTTCTGTAAGCACTGCGGGGACGACATCGCGGGCCTGGTGCCTCGCAAAGTGAAGGCTGCACGGGAGAAGTTTGGCCTGGCCTTCCCTCCCAGTGAGATCATCAACACGGAGAAGCAGCAGCCCTTCCAGAACCTTCTGAGGGAGTACTTCACCTCGCTCACCAAGCACCTGAAGAAGGACCACCGCGAGTTGCAGAACATCGAGAGGCAGAACAG GCGTATCCTCCACTCCAAAGGGGAGCTGAGTGAGGACAGACACAAGCAGTATGAGGAGTTTGCTACATCCTACCAGAAGTTGCTGGCTAACACCCAGTCTCTGGCTGACTTTCTGGATGAGAACATGCCAGAACTTCCACTGGACAAGACTGTGCAGGAAG AGCACGGCCCTGGCATTGACATCTTCACCCCTGGGAAGCCCGGGGAGTATGACCTGGAGGGGGGCATCTGGGAGGACGAGGATGCCAGGAACTTCTATGAGAACATGGTGGACCTGAAGGCCTTCGTCCCCGCCATCCTGTTCAAAGATAACGAGAAGGGCAAGGACAAAGAAGAGGCTGCTGGTAAAG AGGCTAAAGATGCTGCGGCCACCACAGAGGAGTTGGAGTTGGAGCTCGAGGCTCTAGACATCGCTGATGACCCTCTGGAGCTGGATGGACCTGACGAGGCAGAGAACGAGGCAGAGCTTGCCAAAAAACTATTGGACGAGCAAG AACAAGAGGATGAGGAAGCAAGCACCGGGTCCCATCTGAAGCTCATCGTGGACGCCTTCATCCAGCAGCTTCCCAACTGCGTCAACAGAGACCTCATAGACAAG GCTGCCATGGATTTCTGCATGAACATGAACACCAAGTCAAACAGGAGGAAGCTGGTCCGGGCTCTCTTCACCGTTCCCAGACAAAG GTTGGATCTGCTGCCATTTTACTCCCGTCTGGTGGCCACCCTTCACCCCTGCATGTCAGATGTGGCCGATGACCTGTGCTCTATACTCAAAGGAGACTTCAGGTTCCAT ATCCGGAAGAAGGACCAGATCAACATCGAAACCAAAAATAAAACTGTACGGTTTATCGGGGAGCTGGCGAAGTTCAAGCTGTTCTCTAAAACGGACACTCTGCATTGTCTCAAG ATGCTGCTGTCAGACTTCTCCCACCACCACATAGAGATGGCCTGCACTCTGCTGGAGACCAGTGGACGCTTCCTCTTCCGATCCCCCGACTCCCACCTCCGGACCAGCGTCCTTctg GAGCAAATGATGCGTAAGAAGCAGGCGCAGCACCTGGATGCTCGCTACGTGACCATGGTGGAGAATGCCTACTACTACTGCAACCCTCCGCCCATGGAGAAGACTGTCAGGAAGAAGAGGCCCCCGCTGCAGGAGTACATCCGCAAACTGCTCTACAAGGACCTCTCCAAGGTCACCACGGAGAAG GTGTTGAGGCAGATGCGTAAACTCCCCTGGCAGGACCCAGAGTCTAAAGGCTACCTGATCTGTTGCATGGTCAACATCTGGAACATCAAGTACAACAGCATCCACTGTGTGGCCAACCTGCTGGCCGGCCTTGTGGCCTACCAGGAGGACGTGGGCATCCACGTGGTGGATGGGGTCCTGGAGGACATCCGCCTGGGAATGGAG GTGAACCAGCCCAAGTTCAACCAGCGTCGGATCAGCAGTGCCAAGTTTCTGGGGGAGCTCTACAACTACCGCATGGTGGAGTCAGCGGTCATCTTCCGCaccctcttctccttcatctcgTTCGGCGTGAACCCGGACGGCAGCCCCAGCCCCCTGGACCCCCCCGAGCACCTGTTCCGCATCCGCATGGTCTGCACCCTGCTTGACACCTGCGGACAGTACTTTGACCGCGGCTCCAGCAAGAGGAAGCTGGACTGCTTCCTCATCTACTTCCAG aggtaTATCTGGTGGAAGAAGAGTGTGGAGGTGTGGAGTGCGGAGCACCAGTTCCCCATCGACATTGACTACATGATCAGTGACACCCTGGAGCTTCTCCGGCCCAAGATGAAGCTCTGCATCTCCCTGGAAGACTCCACACGACACGTCACCGAGTTGGAGAGGGAGTTCCTCGTTAAACTGG GACTGGCCATGGATGGACAGAAGGACGGCCGGCCCTCCAGTGCCATGGGGAGTGAAGGCGAGGCTCTAGACGAGGATGACGAGGATGACGACGAAGAGGGAGGGGCGGACACAGAGGAACAGTCTGGCAATGAGAGCGAGATGAACGAGCCAGAGGAAGAA GAAGGGtctgagaatgaggaagaggagcgggaggaagaggaggaggagaacactgACTATCTGACCGACTCCAACAAGGAGAACGAGACGGACGAGGAGAACAAT GAGGTGACCATCCGTGGTGGCGGTCTGAAGCATGTGGCATGTGCTGAGGATGAGGACTTCATCCAGGCTCTGGACAAGATGATGCTGGAGAACCTGCAG CAGCGGAGCGGGGAGGCAGTGAAGGTGCACCAGTTGGACGTGGCCATCCCCCTGCAGCTGAAGAGCCAGCTGAAGAAAGGCCCTGGAGGACCCGTCTGCTctggagagggagacggaggcaTCTCAGACACCATGCAGTTTGTCATGCTCACGCGCAAGGGCAACAAACAGCag TTTAAGATCCTGAACGTGCCTTTATCCTCCCACCTGGCTGCCAACCACTTCAACCAGCAGCAggcagagcaggaggagaggatgaggatgaAGAAGCTCACTCTGGACATCAACGAGAGACAGGAGCAAGAAGACTACCAAG